The following is a genomic window from Ignavibacteriota bacterium.
ATATGCTCTTCAGAAAGAGCGACAACCGCCCCCGGATCGGCCTGGATGGCAAAGACAGGGCACATATGCACGGTGTCCGTCGTTGCATTGTAGAACGAATTCACCAGAGGAACGTTCCACAGCTTGAGGGGAGCCAATCCGGCCTCTTCCTGGACCTCGCGGAGGCCCGCAGCCACTGCGTTTTCCCCCTCTTCCAGCATTCCGGTGATGATCTGCCACATGCCGGGATGTGCCCGTTCCTCCATGGAACGCTTGAGCACCAGGTACTCCACGCGGTCCTGGTTGATACGGAACACCACCACTTCGATGCTGCGACACACAACCGCTGTCATTTCTTCTCCTTCATCTTGAACTCGCCAACGAGACGCCGTTCGTCGGAGGTGACCGGCCTGACCTCGCCCACCGCCAATCCCTTCAGGGTGATAGGCCCTATTGCGGTACGGACCAGGGTCTCCACCTCATACCGGAAATGCTCCATCATGCGCCGGACCTGACGGTTCTTCCCTTCGGTGAGCGTGAGTGCCACGGAAGATCCACCCTGTGGCCCGCGCCGGACACCCACCGGCAGGAGCACGGTCCCATCGTCCAGCGTCATCCCGTTCCGCATCACATCGAGATCCCGATCGTCCAACGGGCGGTCCACGGTGACCT
Proteins encoded in this region:
- a CDS encoding NUDIX domain-containing protein; translated protein: MTAVVCRSIEVVVFRINQDRVEYLVLKRSMEERAHPGMWQIITGMLEEGENAVAAGLREVQEEAGLAPLKLWNVPLVNSFYNATTDTVHMCPVFAIQADPGAVVALSEEHMDFGWYPYTVARERLVWPAHRESLEIVEGYIVRGSEAADRLELPVP